From Bacillus sp. FSL K6-3431, the proteins below share one genomic window:
- a CDS encoding DUF4183 domain-containing protein, with protein MAIVKPFVTARRFSATAGSGTGTGATYNILATAFTDDVGVAATVFPTAPAYYNLYVNAMIQTADTSTVSTTVITIPDGDTLDPATPIVVEFVVN; from the coding sequence ATGGCTATTGTCAAACCTTTTGTGACTGCCAGAAGATTCAGTGCCACAGCAGGTAGCGGAACAGGTACAGGTGCTACGTATAATATTCTTGCAACAGCATTCACTGATGACGTTGGTGTAGCTGCTACAGTTTTTCCAACAGCACCTGCATATTATAATCTTTATGTTAATGCTATGATTCAAACAGCTGATACTTCGACAGTTAGTACTACAGTAATCACAATTCCAGATGGTGACACACTTGATCCAGCGACTCCAATTGTAGTTGAATTTGTTGTAAACTAA
- a CDS encoding STAS/SEC14 domain-containing protein: MLNVKNISTTIYEDIIITNLTGYISITDVNTWFNAFEKTCYSFISQGKKYKLLVNRKGYTPEHFSVQKLWKDKFFSNNIIDNIIAVAFLLEEGDILNHLENSNNKNNVVFSSNYDQLIDWLSAYR; encoded by the coding sequence TTGTTGAATGTTAAAAATATAAGTACAACCATCTATGAAGATATTATTATTACTAATTTGACTGGTTACATATCCATTACTGATGTAAATACGTGGTTTAATGCATTTGAGAAAACATGCTATTCCTTTATTAGTCAAGGAAAAAAGTATAAGTTGTTAGTTAATCGTAAAGGTTATACTCCGGAACATTTTTCTGTTCAAAAATTGTGGAAAGACAAATTTTTCTCAAATAATATAATAGACAACATTATTGCAGTCGCTTTTTTATTAGAAGAAGGGGATATTTTAAATCACCTTGAAAATTCTAATAACAAGAACAACGTAGTATTCTCAAGTAACTATGACCAATTAATTGACTGGCTTAGTGCTTATAGATAA
- a CDS encoding cytosolic protein, whose translation MNKHDKNKEIHYTDMSNVETDRNYIIPEEFPEGGYGATKGENTPVENKSTPWEEGQRSYSAYNYEFKSMHENKPRNFPGAHPTHDNPDEEIEPPYQNS comes from the coding sequence ATGAATAAGCATGATAAAAATAAAGAAATCCACTACACGGATATGTCCAATGTTGAAACTGATAGGAATTATATTATTCCTGAAGAATTTCCTGAAGGAGGATACGGGGCAACAAAAGGTGAAAATACACCTGTTGAGAACAAATCTACTCCTTGGGAAGAAGGACAACGGTCATACAGTGCTTACAACTATGAATTTAAATCTATGCACGAGAACAAACCTAGAAATTTCCCTGGAGCTCATCCTACACATGATAATCCAGACGAAGAAATTGAGCCACCATATCAAAATAGTTGA
- the yunB gene encoding sporulation protein YunB has product MAVFRARRTRRGPLPFRYVLLLSLVFFIFSTAAGLWIVNKGIKPTLVRYAESQTRKIAPMVINNAVKEVVPNVKDIKEVTETVPNGAGGTSTNFDTVIISRIKSDIETLVQANLKEAERGNLQALEAEANIEIDMDKTAEDDGIVYSVPLGQATNNVLLGNLGPRIPIKFTAIGDVQTNIDYDMEPYGINSAFIVVSIQIVVHVQIIIPFESTMTKVTQSIPIAIGVLEGAVPQFYNGSGNTGPSIQMPTKPE; this is encoded by the coding sequence TTGGCAGTATTTCGCGCTCGAAGGACACGGCGCGGGCCTTTGCCGTTCCGTTATGTCTTATTGCTATCATTGGTATTTTTTATATTCTCTACGGCCGCAGGGCTGTGGATCGTAAATAAAGGTATTAAGCCGACATTGGTCAGGTATGCCGAATCACAGACGAGAAAAATCGCGCCAATGGTGATCAATAATGCTGTAAAGGAAGTTGTCCCAAATGTGAAGGATATAAAAGAAGTAACGGAAACAGTACCGAATGGTGCGGGAGGAACATCGACGAATTTTGATACTGTTATTATCTCACGGATTAAGTCAGATATCGAAACCCTTGTGCAAGCTAACTTAAAGGAAGCGGAAAGGGGAAATCTACAAGCGTTGGAAGCTGAAGCGAATATAGAAATAGACATGGATAAAACTGCCGAAGATGATGGGATTGTATATTCCGTTCCACTTGGGCAAGCAACGAATAATGTGTTACTTGGAAATCTGGGACCACGAATTCCAATCAAATTTACGGCGATCGGAGATGTACAAACGAATATAGATTATGATATGGAACCGTATGGAATTAATAGTGCTTTTATTGTAGTATCTATACAAATCGTGGTACATGTGCAAATTATTATTCCTTTTGAATCAACAATGACGAAGGTGACGCAAAGTATTCCAATCGCAATTGGAGTCTTGGAAGGAGCGGTTCCACAATTTTATAATGGAAGTGGTAATACTGGACCATCCATCCAAATGCCAACTAAACCGGAGTAA
- a CDS encoding TIGR01457 family HAD-type hydrolase, translated as MKKYKGYLIDLDGTMYRGSEAIKGAIAFVRKLDDNHIPYLYVTNNSSKTAEQVVDHLSGFSIEATASHIITTAMATATYIADTIPDPRVFMIGEEGLKEALLEKNIIITNDQPNVVVVGIDREINYEKLTKACLAVREGAKFISTNGDIALPTERGLMPGNGAITSVISVSTETMPTFIGKPYSIIMEQALVQLGMRKEETLMVGDNYDTDIMAGIGISMDTLLVHTGVTMKEHLENKDVQPTYTLQSLEDWHI; from the coding sequence GTGAAAAAGTATAAAGGATATTTAATTGATCTTGATGGGACGATGTATAGAGGATCTGAAGCTATTAAGGGAGCAATCGCTTTTGTTCGTAAGCTTGATGATAATCATATTCCATATTTGTATGTGACAAATAATTCTTCTAAAACAGCTGAACAAGTTGTAGATCATTTAAGTGGCTTTAGTATTGAAGCCACTGCTAGTCATATCATTACTACAGCGATGGCTACTGCGACTTATATCGCGGATACGATCCCAGATCCACGTGTTTTTATGATTGGGGAAGAGGGACTTAAAGAGGCATTACTCGAAAAAAATATAATAATTACTAATGATCAACCAAATGTAGTAGTTGTTGGGATTGACAGGGAAATTAATTATGAGAAATTAACAAAAGCTTGTCTTGCAGTTAGGGAAGGGGCAAAATTTATTTCTACGAATGGAGATATAGCCTTGCCAACAGAAAGAGGGTTAATGCCGGGGAATGGCGCTATCACATCTGTTATTTCTGTATCGACAGAAACTATGCCAACATTCATTGGCAAACCATATTCAATTATTATGGAACAAGCACTTGTGCAATTAGGAATGCGAAAAGAAGAGACCCTGATGGTTGGTGATAATTACGATACCGATATAATGGCGGGAATTGGAATTAGTATGGATACATTACTTGTGCATACGGGAGTAACAATGAAAGAGCATCTAGAAAATAAGGATGTTCAGCCAACGTATACACTTCAGTCATTGGAAGATTGGCATATCTAG
- a CDS encoding M23 family metallopeptidase, producing MLLALLLFLFFPWQVNAVSLTDAEILEKRITLYKKTEATSQIPWYYIAAIDQFERSIRHVRNDLPKPDGFTGYYITPEQWVGPTNPNPQDENLLSIGLFGGKGQDGDGDGKANKDNDEDLLYTLATYISQYGVNDQSFRIALWDYYQRDKTVNAIMTNVKLFKTFNRIDLIEKAFPIPKSHHYSYNNTWGAGRGWGGRRIHEGTDIFASYGTPVYAVAYGVVELKGWNKFGGWRIGIRDINNTYHYYAHLNGYAKDINIGDTVEPGTVIGSVGSSGYGPPGTSGKFPPHLHFGMYKDNGINEWSFDPYPHLKNWERSKN from the coding sequence TTGTTGCTAGCTTTACTCCTGTTCTTATTTTTTCCATGGCAAGTTAATGCAGTATCATTAACAGACGCTGAAATATTGGAGAAAAGGATCACTTTATATAAAAAGACAGAAGCTACGTCACAAATTCCTTGGTATTATATAGCCGCTATCGATCAATTTGAGCGAAGTATTCGCCATGTACGCAATGATTTGCCAAAACCTGATGGATTTACTGGTTATTATATAACTCCAGAACAATGGGTAGGTCCTACAAATCCTAATCCACAAGACGAAAATTTACTTTCAATTGGACTATTTGGCGGCAAAGGACAGGACGGAGATGGGGACGGGAAAGCGAATAAAGATAATGATGAAGATTTACTTTATACACTTGCAACATATATTTCCCAATACGGGGTGAATGATCAATCATTTCGGATTGCGTTATGGGATTATTATCAACGAGATAAAACGGTCAACGCGATTATGACAAATGTAAAGTTATTTAAGACATTCAATCGGATCGATTTAATCGAAAAAGCCTTTCCCATCCCGAAATCTCATCATTATTCGTATAATAATACGTGGGGAGCTGGAAGAGGCTGGGGTGGCCGAAGAATCCATGAAGGCACGGATATTTTCGCTAGTTATGGCACGCCCGTTTACGCTGTTGCTTATGGAGTCGTTGAATTAAAAGGGTGGAATAAATTTGGAGGTTGGCGCATCGGCATCCGTGATATAAACAATACGTACCATTACTACGCTCACTTAAATGGTTATGCTAAAGATATAAACATTGGAGATACTGTAGAGCCTGGTACAGTAATCGGAAGCGTTGGAAGCTCTGGCTATGGTCCACCAGGCACATCTGGTAAATTCCCGCCACATCTTCACTTCGGTATGTATAAAGACAACGGAATCAATGAATGGTCTTTTGATCCTTACCCACATTTAAAAAACTGGGAACGTAGTAAAAATTAG
- a CDS encoding YutD family protein: protein MMVINNQQYELVNEFRDGFNEEAIRERYSDILSKYDYIVGDWGYGQLRLKGFFSDQNQKASFDTKIGTLTEYLYEYCNFGCAYFVMKKVEK from the coding sequence ATGATGGTAATTAATAATCAACAGTATGAATTGGTTAATGAGTTCCGTGACGGATTTAACGAAGAAGCCATTCGTGAAAGATACAGCGATATATTATCGAAATATGATTATATTGTTGGTGACTGGGGATATGGTCAATTACGTTTAAAAGGTTTTTTTTCGGACCAAAATCAAAAAGCTTCATTCGATACAAAAATAGGCACTTTAACAGAATATCTGTATGAGTATTGTAACTTTGGATGTGCTTACTTCGTTATGAAGAAAGTGGAAAAATGA
- a CDS encoding YunC family protein: MVSVVPINIGGFTFIATSVSLPKTTLLTVSNDNGYIMCGALDVGLLNRLLADREIIAGRALGVRTIDQLLEAPLESVTKAAEKLGIKVGMKGKDALLKMVN, from the coding sequence ATGGTTTCAGTTGTTCCGATTAACATCGGTGGGTTCACCTTTATTGCCACTTCAGTAAGCTTGCCAAAGACGACATTGCTTACTGTATCTAATGATAATGGATATATAATGTGTGGTGCATTAGATGTGGGATTGCTTAATCGTTTACTTGCGGATCGTGAGATTATCGCGGGAAGAGCATTGGGAGTTAGGACGATAGATCAGTTATTGGAAGCACCTTTGGAATCAGTTACAAAGGCAGCTGAAAAGTTGGGGATTAAGGTTGGTATGAAAGGAAAAGATGCATTGCTTAAAATGGTAAATTAA
- a CDS encoding YhcN/YlaJ family sporulation lipoprotein codes for MKIRWVVILCMIVALLSACGTTDDKRDLTKNTKDVEDHNELYHNDQFGFVRQVKNSTQNDTDNKIGIRPIDREDTADTISKMAVRLNNVEDVNVLVTDQEVLVSYLINDDGKDIRFETADQVKKTAASVVPRWYHVYVTDDPALSQDVRNIASMTSTISDKDNTVRKTVKLMLERSPQGRTLGNGENANGETADQINPELEKTNYQQQFDRNQKRP; via the coding sequence ATGAAAATAAGATGGGTTGTCATATTGTGTATGATTGTAGCATTATTAAGCGCATGTGGCACAACTGATGATAAAAGAGATCTTACTAAAAATACGAAAGATGTAGAAGATCATAATGAATTATATCATAATGATCAATTTGGATTTGTTCGCCAAGTAAAAAACTCTACACAAAATGATACTGATAACAAAATAGGAATAAGGCCAATAGATAGAGAAGACACAGCCGACACTATAAGTAAAATGGCTGTTAGACTAAATAATGTCGAAGATGTCAATGTGCTTGTAACTGATCAAGAAGTATTAGTTTCCTATCTAATTAATGACGATGGGAAAGACATTCGTTTTGAAACAGCAGACCAAGTAAAAAAAACGGCAGCAAGTGTAGTTCCACGCTGGTACCATGTATACGTAACAGATGATCCAGCATTATCACAAGATGTCAGAAATATCGCATCAATGACATCCACCATTAGCGATAAAGACAATACAGTTAGAAAAACAGTAAAATTAATGCTTGAACGTTCTCCTCAAGGAAGAACATTAGGTAACGGTGAAAATGCAAATGGCGAAACAGCCGATCAGATCAATCCTGAATTAGAAAAAACTAATTACCAGCAACAATTCGATCGAAATCAAAAGCGTCCTTAA
- a CDS encoding phosphatidylglycerophosphatase A family protein, whose protein sequence is MEEERVISEVEKTARHLLKERGVTIEDIGELVMYLQKKYHTGLTIDQCTYNIDRVLKKREVQNAILTGIQLDILAENGKLEEPLQSIIASDEGLYGVDEILAFSIVNVYGSIGFTNYGFIDKQKPGILERLNDHSTGKCHTFLDDIVGAIAAAASSRLAHSMKGAE, encoded by the coding sequence ATGGAAGAAGAAAGAGTTATTAGTGAAGTAGAAAAAACAGCACGTCATTTGTTGAAAGAACGAGGAGTAACGATCGAAGATATCGGAGAGCTTGTTATGTATTTACAAAAAAAGTATCATACGGGATTAACAATAGATCAATGCACATACAATATTGATCGTGTACTTAAGAAAAGAGAAGTTCAAAACGCCATTTTAACTGGGATTCAACTAGATATATTGGCTGAGAACGGAAAACTTGAAGAACCTTTACAATCCATTATTGCGAGCGATGAAGGCTTATATGGGGTCGATGAAATTCTTGCATTTTCGATTGTCAATGTATATGGGTCCATCGGATTTACAAATTACGGATTTATCGACAAACAAAAACCGGGTATTTTGGAGCGTCTGAATGATCATTCCACTGGTAAATGTCATACATTCCTTGACGATATTGTTGGCGCTATCGCAGCCGCTGCCTCTAGCAGATTGGCCCATAGTATGAAAGGTGCTGAATAA
- a CDS encoding DnaD domain-containing protein, whose product MRAQYKPYKNLDRGQVIVSIPELIEACSHKVGYRVEKPTKSQMFNILEWLRNVDEEPDEGYDSKPMIETTKTTKGLVVTICNYNVYQDPSNYEQNAENDTNDTMPKRQADTINKKVNKELRTKGLKTVVVEEAPQNDLSAVFLFYEQNGFGTIDSYISEKIIAWCDDLSEELVLESLKQSVENGKKFWSYTEAILKNWFDKKITTLEQAHAAQLEHKEKASQSKNYPRRRTGRQEQLAEWFEQKENQKSVADPAVDEVDEARRKRLEAIQQKYRQGG is encoded by the coding sequence ATGAGGGCACAGTACAAACCTTACAAGAATTTAGATAGAGGACAAGTGATTGTATCTATCCCAGAGTTAATTGAAGCCTGTAGCCATAAGGTTGGTTATCGTGTTGAAAAACCCACAAAATCCCAAATGTTTAACATTTTAGAGTGGTTACGAAATGTTGACGAAGAACCGGACGAAGGATACGACAGCAAACCGATGATAGAAACAACGAAGACAACGAAGGGATTAGTCGTAACCATATGCAACTACAACGTTTATCAAGACCCGAGCAACTACGAACAGAACGCTGAAAATGACACGAACGATACGATGCCAAAACGACAGGCTGACACCATAAATAAGAAGGTTAATAAAGAACTAAGAACTAAAGGACTTAAAACAGTAGTAGTAGAAGAAGCTCCGCAAAATGATTTGTCAGCAGTCTTTCTTTTCTACGAACAAAACGGATTCGGCACTATTGACAGTTACATATCAGAAAAAATCATCGCATGGTGTGACGATCTATCCGAAGAACTAGTTTTAGAATCTTTAAAGCAATCGGTTGAAAACGGCAAGAAGTTCTGGAGCTATACGGAAGCTATTTTGAAAAACTGGTTTGATAAAAAGATAACAACTCTTGAACAAGCCCATGCTGCTCAACTTGAACATAAAGAGAAAGCTAGTCAATCGAAAAACTACCCAAGAAGACGCACTGGTAGACAGGAGCAATTGGCTGAGTGGTTTGAACAAAAAGAAAATCAAAAGTCAGTCGCTGATCCAGCAGTCGATGAAGTTGATGAAGCTAGAAGAAAAAGACTAGAAGCAATACAGCAAAAATATAGGCAGGGAGGATGA
- a CDS encoding DUF4183 domain-containing protein yields MASYKNKKHIVTIPKVYDWVRSPSTINIKVPFQCTNQGILKVDNYQYYAVSDGIKSVYTNEDELTEYGSQGILDPATVSFINLFINGMLQPQNQYTVKSGKLIFISGDVPEAGSPIILQFVRIIG; encoded by the coding sequence ATGGCTTCCTATAAGAACAAAAAGCATATTGTTACTATTCCTAAGGTCTATGACTGGGTAAGATCACCCTCTACAATTAATATAAAAGTGCCCTTTCAATGTACAAATCAAGGAATTCTCAAAGTAGATAATTACCAATACTATGCCGTATCAGACGGAATAAAATCGGTTTATACTAATGAAGATGAATTAACAGAATACGGGAGCCAAGGTATTTTAGATCCTGCAACAGTTTCTTTCATTAATCTTTTTATTAATGGTATGTTACAGCCACAAAATCAATATACGGTTAAATCTGGAAAGCTTATATTTATTTCCGGTGATGTTCCTGAAGCAGGAAGTCCCATCATTCTTCAGTTTGTTAGAATTATTGGGTAA
- a CDS encoding IS3 family transposase gives MSVISTYYGIEYAYFLVCFRKRKPFFISYQSNEVDFAGCHNLEELKQRIDPCIFKYNSHRYQWNLNKMTQEQYEGTEKLTFLNS, from the coding sequence ATGTCAGTTATATCAACTTATTATGGCATCGAGTATGCATACTTCCTTGTCTGTTTCCGTAAAAGAAAACCATTTTTCATTAGTTACCAGTCAAATGAAGTTGATTTCGCAGGCTGTCATAACCTCGAGGAATTGAAACAGCGGATTGACCCCTGTATTTTCAAATATAATTCGCATCGTTATCAATGGAATTTAAATAAGATGACTCAGGAACAATACGAGGGCACTGAAAAACTTACGTTTTTAAATTCGTAA
- the yutH gene encoding spore coat putative kinase YutH, which yields MSLEILEKYYKVKPESSIKDGRWTRYVQNDSLYTIVPVTHIEQDTLIELYEISIHLAKYGDIKVSSFVAETEGKFIITHEKQDYVLLKNRNLASKSGKNIGRMLAKFHERGKGIQFNITSMSRMGDWKEYWIKRLDQLEKVWHSVKQEKPDEEFGKLFIESFPYYLGLCENAIQYVTDTELDITTQYAERGTVCHERFDDDLWSGTFEVRNPFDWVFDHGGRDIAEWVRDCYFRHTRSFQPEMQKFFQGYLSIGPLSELSWRLIYARLLFPLHYFSCIEEYYIADSEWKQKQLEEKIRRYIRDSTEYELFLKNFYEIAGADKRKLPIIDWL from the coding sequence GTGTCTTTGGAAATTTTGGAAAAATACTATAAGGTGAAACCTGAGTCATCGATTAAAGATGGGCGTTGGACTCGCTATGTTCAGAACGATTCATTATATACTATTGTCCCTGTTACACACATAGAACAGGATACATTAATTGAATTATATGAGATATCAATCCATTTAGCAAAGTATGGAGATATAAAAGTCTCAAGTTTTGTAGCTGAAACTGAAGGGAAATTTATCATTACACATGAAAAGCAAGATTATGTCCTGTTGAAAAATAGGAATTTGGCGTCCAAATCCGGAAAAAATATAGGAAGAATGCTTGCAAAGTTTCATGAGCGTGGAAAGGGTATACAATTTAATATTACATCAATGAGCAGAATGGGAGATTGGAAAGAATATTGGATAAAAAGATTGGATCAGCTAGAAAAGGTATGGCATTCAGTGAAACAGGAAAAGCCAGATGAGGAATTTGGAAAACTTTTTATTGAATCTTTTCCTTATTATCTTGGGCTCTGCGAAAATGCCATTCAATACGTGACTGACACAGAGTTAGATATAACGACACAGTATGCTGAACGAGGAACTGTTTGTCATGAACGCTTCGATGATGATCTATGGTCAGGAACATTTGAAGTTAGAAATCCATTTGATTGGGTATTTGATCATGGAGGAAGAGATATTGCTGAATGGGTCAGAGATTGTTATTTTCGGCATACGAGGTCATTTCAACCAGAAATGCAGAAGTTTTTTCAAGGATATTTGTCGATAGGCCCACTATCTGAGTTATCTTGGCGGCTTATATATGCAAGGCTTTTATTTCCACTTCATTATTTTTCCTGTATCGAGGAATATTACATCGCTGATTCCGAGTGGAAACAAAAGCAACTAGAGGAAAAAATACGTCGCTATATCAGGGATTCAACAGAATATGAATTATTTCTCAAGAACTTTTATGAGATAGCTGGTGCTGATAAAAGGAAATTGCCAATAATTGATTGGCTATAA
- a CDS encoding Na+/H+ antiporter NhaC family protein, with translation MENSIFSLLPPLLAIVMVIITKRVLLSLGTGIITSALLLEKGSPISAVSTLWKTIKGIFIENGSLNTWNIYIVLFLFILGAITTLINIAGGSRAFGEWAMTKVKSRAGAQVLAAVFGIIIFIDDYFNALAVGQVARPITDRHRVSRAKLAYIIDSTSAPVCVVAPISSWGAFIIGIIGTVFVTHNITDISPLSAFLQMIPMNLYVWTALALVFIIAIRNIDFGSMKVHEERTIATGTPYDPDKAIPGEVKENLPVSEKGAVGDLLWPIAALFIGTVGAIIWSGLKETEGKASIMDIFANADVSAALLYGGLFGLVVTIALFFRQQIKHKSLESKYIVTGLKVGVQSMVPAVLILLFAWAISSLIDELGTGIYLASLVEKSQLNPIFLPVVLFFGAGLMAFSTGTSWGAFGILLPIAGQIIAVTDISLLLPAMAAVLAGSVFGDHCSPISDTTILSSTGAGCNHMDHVLTQLPYAVTAAVISGIGYVVLGMSGSTVFGLLTIILLLVIFTAVMEKNKKKQLEM, from the coding sequence ATGGAGAATTCAATTTTTTCATTACTTCCGCCACTTTTGGCGATTGTAATGGTCATCATAACAAAAAGAGTTTTACTCTCCCTAGGAACAGGGATTATAACATCAGCCTTGCTTTTGGAAAAGGGAAGTCCTATTAGTGCTGTATCCACATTATGGAAAACAATTAAAGGGATTTTTATTGAAAATGGTAGTTTGAACACATGGAATATTTATATTGTTTTATTTTTATTTATTTTAGGAGCAATTACAACGCTTATTAATATTGCAGGTGGAAGCCGAGCTTTTGGAGAATGGGCGATGACAAAGGTAAAAAGTAGGGCTGGAGCACAAGTATTAGCTGCAGTGTTTGGGATTATCATTTTTATCGATGATTATTTTAATGCTTTAGCAGTTGGTCAGGTTGCGCGTCCAATAACGGATCGTCATCGTGTATCACGAGCAAAGCTTGCTTATATTATTGACTCAACTTCCGCGCCAGTCTGTGTTGTAGCACCTATTTCAAGCTGGGGCGCGTTTATTATTGGGATTATTGGTACTGTGTTTGTTACCCACAACATTACCGACATTTCACCATTGTCTGCCTTTCTTCAAATGATTCCAATGAATTTATACGTATGGACAGCATTAGCACTTGTTTTTATTATCGCGATTCGAAATATTGATTTTGGCAGCATGAAGGTACATGAGGAACGGACAATAGCCACAGGTACCCCATACGACCCAGACAAAGCGATTCCAGGTGAAGTGAAAGAAAACCTGCCTGTCAGTGAAAAGGGAGCAGTGGGGGATTTACTGTGGCCGATTGCGGCACTTTTTATTGGAACGGTTGGCGCTATCATTTGGAGCGGGTTAAAAGAAACAGAAGGTAAAGCATCTATTATGGATATATTCGCTAATGCCGATGTCTCTGCGGCGCTTTTATATGGTGGGTTATTCGGTTTAGTTGTAACTATCGCTTTATTTTTCCGTCAACAAATAAAACATAAATCTTTGGAATCAAAATATATTGTTACTGGTTTAAAGGTAGGTGTCCAATCAATGGTGCCTGCTGTGCTTATTTTACTTTTCGCATGGGCAATTAGTTCCCTCATTGATGAGTTAGGGACAGGTATATATTTGGCTAGCCTTGTTGAAAAATCTCAATTAAATCCAATATTTCTACCAGTAGTTTTATTTTTCGGTGCAGGATTAATGGCCTTTTCTACAGGAACATCTTGGGGGGCATTTGGTATTTTATTACCGATTGCAGGACAAATAATTGCTGTCACTGATATATCATTATTATTGCCTGCAATGGCTGCTGTGCTAGCCGGTTCTGTGTTTGGCGACCATTGTTCACCAATATCAGATACAACGATTCTTTCTTCGACAGGTGCAGGTTGTAATCATATGGATCATGTACTTACACAACTTCCATATGCCGTAACTGCTGCAGTGATTTCGGGGATTGGCTATGTAGTACTGGGAATGTCGGGCAGCACTGTATTTGGTCTGCTAACAATCATACTGCTGTTAGTAATTTTTACAGCAGTGATGGAAAAAAATAAAAAGAAACAACTTGAAATGTAA
- a CDS encoding DUF86 domain-containing protein — translation MYFVDRDKIEEILIYMEKQLELIKNNKTWDSELEKLALERLATTLIEAVLDTGNAMIDGFIMRDPGSYEDIVDILMDEKVINAELESVLKAIISYRKMLVQQYTNVEHQVLLDVLTTKMNMLEQFPTCIRTYLVNELGPVSAFRN, via the coding sequence ATGTATTTTGTTGATCGCGATAAAATTGAGGAAATATTAATTTATATGGAGAAACAGCTTGAGCTCATTAAAAATAATAAAACATGGGATTCAGAATTGGAGAAATTAGCGCTAGAACGTTTAGCTACGACGTTAATTGAGGCTGTACTTGATACTGGAAATGCAATGATAGATGGTTTCATCATGCGTGACCCAGGCAGTTATGAAGATATCGTGGATATTCTTATGGATGAAAAAGTGATAAATGCCGAATTAGAATCTGTTTTGAAGGCAATAATTTCCTACAGGAAGATGCTTGTGCAGCAATATACCAATGTAGAACATCAGGTTTTATTAGATGTTTTGACGACCAAAATGAATATGCTTGAGCAATTCCCAACATGTATCCGTACATATTTAGTGAATGAACTCGGACCAGTTTCTGCATTCAGAAACTGA